The Gemmatimonadota bacterium genome has a window encoding:
- a CDS encoding DinB family protein translates to MSQAPTTLLEEALEAWAYTRSGVLDEAENIPDDGYDWRPHPEAKSVRELLLHVTEAGLMMAGELGRPDGDFKRLAFQQLIAEHAAGLPVDAGPTALRKLLQETLEDGLGKLRAAGEVGILQTVRRFDGQYGTRLAWLHHGISHEEYHRGQLATYARSMGLVPALTKLIHGA, encoded by the coding sequence ATGAGCCAAGCTCCCACAACCTTGCTCGAGGAAGCGCTGGAGGCGTGGGCGTACACCCGCAGCGGCGTCCTGGACGAGGCCGAGAACATCCCCGACGACGGCTACGACTGGCGACCCCACCCCGAGGCCAAGAGCGTGCGTGAGCTGCTGCTCCACGTCACCGAGGCGGGACTGATGATGGCCGGCGAGTTGGGACGCCCCGACGGCGACTTCAAGAGGCTTGCTTTCCAGCAGCTCATCGCCGAGCACGCGGCCGGCCTGCCGGTCGATGCGGGCCCGACGGCGTTGCGGAAGCTGCTTCAAGAGACGCTGGAGGACGGCCTGGGCAAGCTCCGCGCCGCGGGCGAGGTGGGAATACTCCAGACCGTCCGTCGCTTCGACGGCCAGTACGGCACCCGCCTGGCGTGGCTGCATCACGGCATCTCCCACGAGGAGTACCACCGGGGCCAACTGGCCACCTACGCCCGCTCGATGGGTCTCGTGCCCGCGCTGACTAAGCTGATCCACGGCGCCTGA